CCGCGACCCGGCTACGCCTCCAGCCGAAGAATCGCCTCGATCTCGACGGGGGTCCCAAGGGGGAGGGAGCTGACCCCAACGGCTGATCGCGTATGCCGTCCGCGATCCCCAAAGACCTCCACCACCAGATCTGAGGCGGCGTTCATTACCGTTGGCTGTGCGGTAAATCCAGGCGCGCTGGCGACAAAACCCGTGAGCTTCACCCACTGCGCGATCCTCTCAAGCCCTCCGAGGTCGGTAGCTAACCGAGAGAACATGTTGATCATGCACTGGCGGGCTCCAGCCTGGGCCTCCTCGATGGTCACCGTATCGCCGACGATGCCGGTCACCTTGAGCGTATCGCCGATGAGCGGTAATGTGCCCGAGACGTAGACAAGGGAGTCGACAACGAGGGTGGGCAGATACGACCCCTTCGCTCCTGGAGCCGCGGTCAGCTCGATTCCTAATGTGGCCAGTTGATCGTTGATGGTCATACCCCAGACGTTAGTCGATGATGACCCGATTTGTCAGGGTTTAGATGCGAAGTCGGTCGATCAGGAGATAACCAAGAAGCCCCAAAAAGGCGGTGACGATGATCGAGAGAGCGAGTGTCCGCCATTGGAGTGGGGTGAAGTGACTGGCTGGCTGATAGGTGATGATCTCTCGAATCGATCGAAGTTCCTGACAGGCAGGTTTTGAGCTCGCTACGTTGAGTTGACCATCAGCACTTGCGCAGTGGTTCTGAAGGGTGATCATGTGGAGGAAGTCCATTGGACGGCCGTGATCGAGGTAGGTGGTGCTGATCGCATCGCTATTTACGGGCGGGGATAGTGAGTTAAAGGCCACCGCGTTATGTACATTGCTCCCAAGGGGTCCACCGTTCGCTTTGAGGGCGGCCACTCCGGTCAACAGGTACGGGCCTGAGGTGGAGTCGGTGGGGAGAAGGCGTAAGGAGATGTTGATCCCGATGGGGAGGAGAAGGAGGGCGAGGAGAATGCTGATGAGGGTGGTGACCGTCGGTGCTTTGGTGACGAGTCCCAAGAGGCAGGTCATTGCGGTCAGTATCAGGGAGTAGCCGATTGCGGCTGGCCCAAGCTCGAAGAAATAGCTCCAATACGGTGGTGTCGGGCTCAGGAGGTGAGGCGCGACGAGAAATCGAAAGCCACTTGCCGAGACAATGGAGAGGACCGCCGTCATCGAAAGCGCGACGAGGAGGTTGGTGACGAGCCAGCGCCGCCGCGATATCCCTTGGGTGAAGAGATACGAGCCTGAACCATCGTCGAAGGCATTCGCGATGCGGGCCCCTAACGAGCCGATCGGAATGACGACGGGAATGATGAAGGCAAGCGCGATGGATACTCCGGTGATGATCGATATCGTCCGGTTCATCGGCAGGTTGACGCCAGGTCGATACGTCGGGTAAGTATGCA
This DNA window, taken from Ferrimicrobium sp., encodes the following:
- a CDS encoding RidA family protein, translated to MTINDQLATLGIELTAAPGAKGSYLPTLVVDSLVYVSGTLPLIGDTLKVTGIVGDTVTIEEAQAGARQCMINMFSRLATDLGGLERIAQWVKLTGFVASAPGFTAQPTVMNAASDLVVEVFGDRGRHTRSAVGVSSLPLGTPVEIEAILRLEA